The Schistocerca nitens isolate TAMUIC-IGC-003100 chromosome 7, iqSchNite1.1, whole genome shotgun sequence genome contains a region encoding:
- the LOC126195389 gene encoding inositol oxygenase-like, whose amino-acid sequence MATAQLLPQPLLDPSELLRPEPLHAGKPVSQFRDYTIDESDPIKERVRRLYHVMHTHQTVDFVRSRHEKWLKFDKFQAPILDALEQLNRLVDESDPDVDVPNIVHAYQTAERIRADHPDCDWFQLTGLIHDLGKVMAFYDEPQWAVVGDTFPVGCAWADSIVYRDTSFVDNPDGKDPRYNTKYGIYTPNCGLDNLLMSWGHDEYMYHALRHNGSKLPEIAHKIIRFHSFYPWHSGGDYMHLCNEKDVETLKWVREFNKYDLYTKSDETPDIEALKPYYQSLIDKYLPGTLSW is encoded by the exons ATGGCCACTGCACAACTACTG CCGCAGCCGCTGCTCGACCCTTCGGAACTACTGAGGCCGGAGCCCCTGCACGCGGGGAAGCCGGTCTCGCAGTTCCGCgactacaccatcgacgagagTGACCCCATCAAGGAGCGCGTGCGCAGGCTCTACCACGTCATGCACACACACCAGACCGTGGACTTCGTCAGAA GCCGACACGAGAAGTGGCTCAAATTCGACAAGTTCCAGGCCCCAATTCTGGACGCTTTGGAGCAGCTCAACCGCCTCGTGGACGAGAGTGACCCTGACGTCGACGTGCCAAACATTGTGCACGCCTACCAGACTGCTGAGCGCATTCGCGCAGACCACCCCGACTGCGACTGGTTCCAGCTCACAGGGCTCATCCACGACTTGGGCAAG GTTATGGCGTTCTACGACGAGCCTCAGTGGGCAGTCGTAGGCGATACTTTCCCAGTGGGCTGCGCCTGGGCCGACTCCATCGTCTACAGGGACACCAGCTTCGTCGACAACCCAGATGGCAAGGACCCACGATACAA CACTAAATACGGAATCTACACACCAAACTGTGGCCTTGACAATCTCCTGATGTCGTGGGGCCACGACGAGTACATGTACCACGCACTGAGGCACAACGGTTCCAAGCTGCCAGAGATCGCACACAAGATCATCCGCTTCCATTCGTTCTACCCGTGGCACTCCGGCGGCGATTACATGCACCTCTGCAACGAGAAGGATGTCGAAACCCTGAAGTGGGTCAGAGAATTCAA CAAGTATGACCTTTACACGAAAAGCGACGAGACGCCAGACATTGAGGCGCTGAAGCCGTACTATCAGAGCCTGATCGACAAGTACCTGCCTGGAACGCTCAGCTGGTAG